One genomic window of Salvia miltiorrhiza cultivar Shanhuang (shh) chromosome 4, IMPLAD_Smil_shh, whole genome shotgun sequence includes the following:
- the LOC131019794 gene encoding receptor-like protein kinase FERONIA: MTNSNKFVLWSALGFLWVVFVIDVVSAADYLPTDKIFLNCGGPPDSADTDGRKWTSDIGSKFALSTTKSSTATASVQKPSVPEVPYMSARIFQSEFTYSFPVASGRKFLRLHFYPASYNGLNASDAIFSVTSGEFTLMRNFSAALTTEALNYDYMMKEFSVNVPDEVLNVTFTPSPNATNSYAFINGIEVISHPDIYSTDGTEVVVGQSTGFDINNSTALENVYRLNVGGNDISSSGDTGLFRSWRDDSVYIFGAANGVTEVPDDNTTIAYPPGTPSYIAPLDVYSTLRSMGPNASINQQYNLTWLFNIDSGFSYLVRLHFCEVTDIITKTNQRVFSIYLNNQTAEQQADVIAWAGGGNGIPVHKDYIVFVPNGPPKQDLWLALHPYIQLKPQYYDAILNGVEIFKINDTTGSLAGVNPEPNRQTPDELSDNKSSGSGKDKKGIIGGAVGGGIAAVLVLGLIVCVVAQRRRQKKDSSTSDGWLPLSLYGNSHSSGSAKTTTGSYTSSLPSNLCRHFSIAEIKAATHNFDEALLLGVGGFGKVYRGEIDSGTKVAIKRGNPLSEQGIHEFQTEIEMLSKLRHRHLVSLIGYCEENCEMILVYDYMAYGTLREHLYKTQKPPLPWKQRLEICIGAARGLHYLHTGAKHTIIHRDVKTTNILLDEKWVAKVSDFGLSKTGPSLDHTHVSTVVKGSFGYLDPEYFRRQQLTEKSDVYSYGVVLFEIICARPALNPALPKEQVSLAEWAQHCYKKGILDQITDPYLKGKIAPECFKKFAETAVKCVSDIGTDRPSMGDVLWNLEFALQLQESAEESGKGLGEIDVESYDVTCKGKKDPDSSSGFDGNITDSKSSGLSMSIGGRSLASEDSDGLTPSAVFSQIMNPKGR, from the coding sequence ATGACGAACAGCAATAAGTTTGTGCTGTGGTCGGCTCTCGGTTTTCTGTGGGTGGTATTTGTGATCGATGTAGTTTCAGCAGCTGATTACTTGCCGACAGATAAGATCTTCTTGAACTGTGGAGGGCCTCCTGATTCTGCGGATACCGATGGCCGGAAATGGACATCAGATATTGGGTCAAAGTTTGCCCTTTCAACCACCAAATCCTCAACTGCAACCGCATCTGTGCAGAAGCCATCGGTGCCGGAGGTTCCTTACATGTCTGCTCGAATTTTTCAATCCGAGTTCACCTACAGTTTCCCAGTGGCATCCGGTCGGAAGTTCCTGCGTTTGCATTTCTATCCTGCATCATATAATGGTCTAAATGCTTCAGATGCTATCTTCTCAGTAACTTCTGGAGAATTTACCCTAATGAGGAACTTTAGTGCTGCTCTGACGACGGAGGCTCTGAACTACGACTATATGATGAAGGAGTTCTCTGTGAATGTCCCAGATGAAGTGTTGAATGTCACGTTCACCCCATCCCCGAATGCAACCAACTCGTATGCATTCATCAATGGGATTGAGGTCATTTCACATCCCGATATTTACAGCACAGATGGGACTGAGGTTGTCGTTGGTCAGTCCACAGGGTTCGATATCAACAACAGCACAGCGCTGGAGAATGTTTATCGGCTGAATGTGGGTGGAAATGACATTTCCTCATCTGGTGATACAGGTCTGTTCAGATCGTGGCGTGATGATTCAGTTTATATATTTGGTGCAGCAAATGGGGTTACAGAGGTCCCTGATGATAACACGACGATTGCTTACCCTCCGGGGACCCCAAGCTACATTGCCCCTCTTGATGTATACAGTACCCTGAGATCAATGGGTCCAAATGCATCTATCAACCAGCAGTACAACCTAACTTGGCTCTTCAATATCGATTCTGGCTTCTCTTACCTTGTTAGGCTCCACTTCTGCGAAGTCACAGATATCATAACCAAGACAAATCAAAGAGTTTTTAGTATCTACCTAAATAATCAGACTGCAGAGCAGCAGGCAGATGTGATTGCTTGGGCGGGGGGTGGTAATGGAATCCCCGTACACAAGGACTATATTGTCTTTGTTCCTAATGGGCCTCCCAAGCAAGATCTTTGGCTTGCGTTGCATCCTTACATTCAACTGAAGCCCCAATACTATGATGCCATCTTGAATGGAGTCGAAATATTTAAGATAAATGATACAACTGGTAGTCTTGCCGGTGTCAACCCAGAACCTAATCGACAAACACCAGATGAGTTATCGGATAACAAGTCTTCTGGATCTGGTAAAGATAAGAAAGGTATTATTGGAGGAGCAGTTGGTGGTGGAATTGCTGCAGTTCTTGTTCTTGGTCTGATTGTCTGTGTAGTTGCCCAACGCCGGAGGCAGAAGAAGGATTCTAGCACTAGCGATGGCTGGCTTCCGTTGTCCTTGTATGGAAATTCTCATTCTTCAGGTTCTGCAAAGACAACCACAGGCAGTTACACCTCCTCCCTGCCATCAAATCTCTGCCGCCACTTTTCAATTGCTGAGATCAAGGCTGCCACTCACAACTTTGATGAGGCTCTTCTTCTTGGGGTTGGAGGTTTTGGAAAAGTCTATCGTGGAGAGATTGACAGTGGCACGAAGGTGGCAATTAAGCGTGGGAACCCGCTCTCAGAACAAGGTATTCATGAATTCCAAACTGAGATCGAAATGCTCTCAAAGCTTCGCCACCGTCACCTAGTTTCTCTCATTGGGTACTGTGAAGAGAACTGTGAAATGATCCTTGTATATGATTACATGGCTTATGGAACTCTTCGCGAGCATCTATACAAGACCCAGAAGCCCCCCTTGCCATGGAAGCAGAGGCTCGAGATCTGCATAGGTGCTGCTCGTGGCTTGCACTATCTGCACACTGGCGCTAAACATACAATCATTCACCGTGATGTCAAGACAACTAACATCCTCTTGGATGAGAAGTGGGTGGCTAAGGTCTCGGATTTTGGTCTGTCAAAAACTGGCCCGTCACTGGACCATACCCACGTCAGCACCGTGGTTAAGGGCAGCTTCGGTTATCTGGATCCTGAGTACTTCAGGCGTCAACAACTGACCGAAAAATCTGATGTTTACTCATACGGAGTCGTTCTGTTTGAAATCATATGCGCTCGCCCGGCTCTAAACCCTGCACTCCCCAAAGAACAAGTCAGCTTGGCCGAGTGGGCTCAGCATTGTTACAAGAAAGGCATCCTCGACCAGATAACGGATCCCTACCTAAAGGGAAAGATAGCTCCAGAGTGCTTCAAGAAATTTGCTGAGACAGCAGTGAAGTGCGTGTCTGACATTGGAACGGACCGGCCTTCCATGGGCGACGTCCTGTGGAACCTTGAGTTCGCGCTGCAGCTGCAGGAGAGTGCAGAGGAAAGTGGGAAGGGTCTTGGGGAGATAGATGTTGAATCATACGACGTTACGTGTAAGGGGAAGAAGGACCCTGATTCATCCTCGGGTTTTGATGGCAACATCACGGATTCGAAGAGCAGCGGATTGTCGATGAGCATTGGTGGCCGCAGCCTTGCTAGTGAAGACTCAGACGGGCTAACTCCGAGTGCCGTATTTTCTCAGATAATGAATCCGAAAGGGAGGTGA